In Nonlabens agnitus, the DNA window TGGTTGCCCAAGGTTTGAGATCTGGTAGCCATCCTATCGTACCATAGCTGGTAAAAATGATGTCAAACTTCTGCTGAATGTATTGAGAAGTGTCCAGAACATTACAGCACACAAAATCCGCTGGGATGGAAAGTTCTTGACTTAGCTGTCTAGCGAGTTCAATAGCCGTATCGCTAATGTCTACGCCAGTTACCACTGCGCCTTTGTGCGCCCAACTTAGGGAATCCTGCCCAAAATGGCACTGGAGATGCAGCATACTCTTGCTTGTGACATCGCCTAAAGCTTCTTGTTCGTAATGGTTTAGAGAGTTTTTCGCTTTCGCGAAAGCGAGCTTATCATAGAAATGACTGTCATAGTGAAACTGCGTGCGAGCATTCCAAGTCTCTTTATTTGTAGCAAACGCCTTATGCAGATCCATGTGGCAATTTAGCAAAGTTTTAGAATTGCTAAACCTAAGGTCGCTAGCCATTTGTTCTACCTTTGAGTGTAAACCTTCCACACATGACTCATTTTAACAGTGCAGACCTCTCATCCATGGAACGCATCTATCGCGGTAATTTGATCAATAGCGTGACAGGTTTCAAGAGTGCGAATTTATTGGGTACCCAATCCAAAAACGGCATTGATAACGTCGCCATATTTAGTAGTGTGACGCATTTAGGCAGCAATCCGCCGCTTTTTAGTTTTGTGCAGCGACCGCTGGGTTATGGTGTAGGTCACACCTATGAGAACCTGAAGGAAACCGGCTATTTAACGCTCAACCACATCAATAGTGAACTCGTGGATCGTGCGCACCAAAGTAGCGCAAAGTACGATCCCAATGTGTCAGAATTTGAGCATCTACAAATAGAAAAACAGGTGCGAGAAGGTTTTACTGCTCCTTTTGTAAAAAACGCTGCCATACAAGTTGCCGCGCAGTATGAAAGCGAGTATTACCTTAAGGAAAATGATTGCATCCTGGTCATATGCCGCATCACCGATATTTTTATCAAAGAAGGCATACAGACTGAAGATGGATGGCTGCATCTGGAAAAAGCCGGAACGGTTACGATCAACGGTCTGGACGGTTATGCCACAACTCAAATGGAAAAACGGTTGAGCTATGCCAAGGTAGATGAAGAGCTCAAGGAGTTGGATATCAACTAAAACTGCGACTATCCATAAAAGACATGAAGCAAAGCGCCAGAAACCCCAATAATCTACCTACCAAAGTTTGCCCAGTTTGTGAACGCGAGTTTACATGGCGCAAGAAATGGGAAAAAAATTGGGAACATGTGAAGTATTGCAGTAAGAAGTGTAGTAAGTCTAGTTAAGAGTTAAGAAAGATGTTGACAAACCTGTTTCGAGCGATAGTCGAGAAAAGGTTTTGATTTAAAGTTATTCGCGTATAGCGGCTAATAATTTTAAATATTCGATGGGACTTGTAATTATAAAGAGATATGAATTTAGTTTGGTTTAGAAACGATTTAAGGATACAGGACAATCATAGCTTGAAAGCAGCTTGTGACGCAGATGGCGATGTCATAGGCGTTTATTTTTTTGACCCACGATTTTATCAAGAAAGTGATTTTGGGATGGATCTAGAAATCGATTTGCCTTTTGGTAAAACAGGAAAATTCAGAGCTCAATTCATTAGAGAAGCTGTAGAAGATCTAAAAAACCAACTTGCCAAACATCACATACCACTTATGGTGTACCACGATGCACCTGACCAAGTGATCCCGCAATTGGTGAAGGAATACAACGTCACCGATATTTTTCTGCAGAAAGAGTGGACCCGTGATGAAACCGACCAAGAACAATTATTAGGGATCGAACTGGATCAATTGGAGAAAAAACCCAAAGGCCATCGAGTCTACGATCAATTTCTATATCATCCAGATGATGTGCCGTATTCCAAAAAGCAGATACCACAAGTATTTACTCAGTTTAGAAAGAAACTCGAGAAAGAATGTGAGGTAAGAGATGTAGTAAACATTGACGATTACAAGCAAGAACAATTAAAGGTGCTAGAAACCACTATTCCAAGCCTTGAAAATCTGGGATTAGAAGAATTTGAAAAAGATTCTCGCAGTGCTTTTCCATGGTCTGGCGGCGAGACTAGCGCCTGGGAGCGACTTCAACATTACTTCTGGGAAACGAAAAAGCTACAAGAATACAAGAAAACTCGCAACGGCCTTGTGGGCACTGACTACAGCAGTAAGTTTAGTGCCTGGCTGGCCCTAGGTAACATGAGCGCACGACAGATCTACTGGGAAGTCAAGAAGTTTGAAAAGGAAATCAAGAAAAATCAAGATACTTATTGGCTCATCTTTGAATTGATCTGGAGAGATTTTTTCAAATACGTTTCCCTTAAACATGAAGAAAAGATCTTCACCTTAGGCGGTATTTTAGAAAAGGATTACGAATGGAAATCCAGTGAGCGAGCGCTTGAAAAGTGGATTCAAGGTGAGACCCATGAGGATTTTGTCAATGCGAACATGAAGGAAATCGCTGCGACAGGATTTATGAGCAATCGTGGGCGTCAAAATGTGGCGAGTTACTGGTCCATGCATCAAGAACAAGACTGGCGCATAGGCGCTGCCTATTTTGAACACATATTGATTGACTATGACGTCCATTCCAATTATGGAAACTGGATGTACAATAGCGGCGTGGGCAATGATCCCAGGAACCGCACCTTCAATATACAATCACAGGCAGATCGTTATGATGGTGACAAAGAGTATAGAAACTTGTGGCTGGACTAATTAAGCAGTCTTTTTACACGAAATACGCTTCTTGTTCCATTGACTGATAACAAGAGCCGTCAAAAAACCTTGACCTGTAATGTAAATAATCATCAAGGTATTTGCTGAGGCTGACGTGAAAAAAGAAAAATAACAAAGAATAAGCAGCCAGGCTGCGGTCAATAGTAGAGTAAGTTTTGGAATTCCTTTCATGATCATCTATTTGAACTATAAGTAGTTTGACGAGATGATTTGTTACAAAAGGTGAACTAGCTTTTGAATTCTCTACGATAACGAACAATTGGATTCTGTTCTTATTATTAGTCCTGAAAAGTTCAAGATCACATTGATATCGTGATTTTTAAAAATTTTAAATAGTACAACATGGCAAAAACATTACGTCTAATCCTAGGTGATCAACTCAACCACAAACACAGTTGGTTTAATGGTGATCAAGACCATATCACCTATCACATGGCCGAAATGCGCCAAGAAACCGACTACGTCAAACACCACATTCAAAAAGTAGTCGCTTTCTTTAGCGCCATGAGATCTTTCAATGAATGGATGAATGACAGAGGTTTCAACACGGTCTATTATGAATTGGACCATAAGGACAACAGCCAGGACCTGGTCAAGAATCTCAAGAAACTGATCAAGGATCAGGATATTGAAAAATTTGAATACCTAGCTCCAGACGAGTGGAGACTGGACCAACAATTGAGGGATTTTTGTAAGTCGCTGGATATAGAATGGGAAGGATTTGATACAGAACATTTCTTGACTAAACGCAAGGACGTTGAAACCTTCTTTGAAGGTAAAAAACGACTCACCATGGAATATTTCTATCGCGATATGCGCAAGAAATACGACATCATGATAGAAGGCGACAAAGAACCTGAAGGCGGCAAATGGAACTATGACCAGAGCAACCGCAAAAAATGGGATGGAGATACAGAGATCCCGCACGAGCGCGGTTTTCGTAAGGATGTTGCTGGGATTGTAAAATTATTGGAAAAAGAAGGCGTAAAGACTTTTGGTAGGATTGATGAGACCAACTTTAACTGGCCTACCACGCGGCAGGATGCGTTGGACGTCCTCAATTACTTCTGCGAGCATCTATTGGTGCGCTTTGGTGACTTTCAGGACGCGATGCACACAGATCAGGAATATCTGTACCACTCGCGACTGAGTTTTGCCATGAATAGCAAGTTACTAAGTCCGCTAGAAGTGATTGAGGCTGCGGTTTCTCGCTTTCGCGAAAGCGATACCGACATACACATCTCGCAAGTGGAAGGTTTTGTACGACAAATACTGGGCTGGAGAGAATTCATGCGCGGCATTTATTGGAAGGAAATGCCCGATTACCAGACGCTTAACAAACTGGAAAACAAAAACCCACTACCCGATTTTTACTGGACTGGCGAGACCAAAATGAACTGCCTGAGCAATGCCATCAACAACTCACTGGATAATGCCTATGCGCACCACATCCAGCGGTTGATGATTACGGGAAATTATGCTTTGCTCACCATGACAGATCCCAGCTATGTGGATGAATGGTACCTGGGCATTTACATAGACGCCATTGAATGGGTAGAAATCACCAACACGCGTGGTATGTCTCAATGGGCAGATGGTGGTCTTGTAGCTACAAAACCTTATGTCTCCAGCGGTAGTTATATCAATAAAATGAGCAACTATTGCAAGGGTTGTGCTTACAAGGTGAGCAAGAAAAAAGCAGAGGATGATGCGTGTCCATTCAACTCGCTCTACTGGAATTTTTTGGAAGAAAAGAAAGAGCACTTTGCCAATAACCAGCGTATGAACATGATGATGTCGTTACTTAAAAAGATGGGCGACGATACGATTAAAGCGCATCAAGAACGCGCTCAGGATGTTATAGAGAATCCCTCAAAGTATTAAAAAATTAACGTCTGCAACGGTTTTATTGAAAACCTTACAAAGAATCTTATTAAATTTTAATTAATTGCCATTTCGTTAACAAGGACCGCCTTTTTATGTAAGTAAATTCGTCTCGTAAACTAAAAAACTAACTATTATGAGAAGTATTCTTTGGCTTGTAGCTGTAATTTGTATCGTTGTATGGTTGTTGGGATTATTAGGTGTTATACCTGGTATGTCAACTGGTGGCTTGATTCACGTTCTATTAGTAATTGCGGTAATCGTGATTCTAATCAATATCATTTCTGGTCGTAGACCTTTATAATCGTTATTGTATAATCTTAAAAACTTAAAACCATGATCAAGAAATTTCTAGTACTAAGTATGATAGCTTTATTTGCTGTAAGCATCACAAGCTGTAGAGAAGAGGAAGAAACTGTAGGCGACAAAATAGAAGATGTTGCTGACGACGTAGAAGATGCAGTAGATTAGTGACACCTCATTTTTTCAAATAATAAACCGTCCTGATGCTTGCGTATCAGGACGGTTTTTTTAAACCATATTCAATATAACAGTTTACTTACTGGACATTGAAATTAAAAGTTGCAATGGCATCAGGCTCACCACCAGCACTTGTTAAGCCCGTGTTAGGTTTTACCGGCTCGTGAATAAGTGTTATGGTAAGACTACCTGATCCTGCAGATCCAGTACTAACATTAGTGCGCAGCCCAAGAGGATTACCATCTGCATCATTATCTATTTTGTTGATGGTCACACCAGCAGTATTGACACCGTAAAATACCTCGTGCTCATCGCCTTCTTCTTCAACTTCTTCCGTGATATTTTCTACAGGTGATTCTAATTCATTCAAGAATCTGACATTACCGGTGTAGGTCTGTCCAGCTAATACGGTACCTGTGATGGTAACCGTAGGCATGTTGGGCCCATCTGCATCATTATCCACTTGACGGAATGTTACCACATTAGTAGCATCTGCTGTATTAGTAAGTTGATACTCTACAGTGGTGATTAACTCATCTTCATTGATTTGAACTGGTGAATCGTCATCCTCACAAGAAATTAGAACGGCTGCAAATAATAAAGCTGGTAAGAATTTAAATGTTGTTTTCATGATTGTTGTTTTAATGCTTGTTTCTAAAAATTATAAATGAATTGTAATTGTATATCGCGACCTATATCGTCTGCATAGAACCGTTGTCTATTGAGATAATCACGATATGTAGTGTTTAAAACATTGTTGAGTCTCAGGTTGAGTTGCGCTTTCGCGAAAGCGTAACTAGCACCCAGATTCCACAATGAGTAAGCCTTTGGCGATTCTGAAATTTCAACAATAACAGTGCTGGAATTACCTTGATCATCAAAAACCTCTGCTGGAAAATCATTGTCAGGAAAACGAGTCTGTTTGAGCATGGTCATATTGGATAGACTCAATGACAAATTCTCAAAGACTCCATTACTCCAGACAATTTCATTATCAAAAGTTGCTGGTGGCATATCAATCAAAGGCTGTTCCTGAGTGGTGTCTTGACCATATATATAGGAAAATCTGGAATCCAGCGTGAGCTGTTCTTCCATTTTTTCTTCCTGTGTTTCTGGATCAATAAGCCATCTATCGATAATATTCCACCTAGCGCCCACATCAACTCCTGCCAGTACCGCATCAACCTGCTCAAACTGATACACGGGAAATGCTCCTCTACCTGTAGTTTCCAGGCCTACAGGTACCAATTGGATAAAATCCTGCACCACATTGAGGTAAGGGTTGACCTCAATATCAAAGTTTTTATGAACAGCGTGAGCCGTCATGTTGACTTTATAGGACTGTTCCTTATTGAGATCGAGCTTACCCAGTTCAATAGTAGCGAGAGCATGGTGCAATCCATCACTAAACAACTCTGAAGGATTAGGCGCACGATTTGCTGTACTTAAGTTGATGGCAAAATCATAATGATCATCCATAAAGTATTTTGCACCAGCCGTGACAGCTATTAAATTATAGTCCAATACAGGATTAGTAAAAATCTGACCATCGTTCTCGCTCACTTCAAACTGAGGAAACTGCTCGTCGTACCCCAAGTCTTCCCAGCGAGAAATGAAGTAAAACTTTTCTGCATTAATGCGGTAATAGTCATATCTAGCGCCAGCTTCCAGTAACCACTGATCGTTCAATCTATGGTTGACCGATGCAAAGCCACCTATTTTCTGACTATTATAATCAGGAATTAACCGGCGTACTCCAGTATCTGGGTTTGGGATATTGGTCTGTAGCATTCCATCAATTCCTAGCTCGATTTCAGTACCATCATAGCGATCAATCGATAGATACGTCATTAGATTATGGGTAAACAAATCAAGATCTAGCGATGCGCGATTACGATTATCGCCACGACGTATGTCAAACTCCAATCGATTATTATACTGAAAGGAATAATCCACCTCAACCTTTCCTAGGTCTTTTAATCGTTTATATCCATTAAACTGGACTGCATGATGTTGTACGGCCTGTTTAGGTGGTGCAATATCATAGGTAAAGTCTCGAATGATTTGTGGCTGTCCTGAATTGATACTGCGAGCAAGTCCTGCCGCATTCCCTATGTGCGAGGCTCTTAAAATACCTAGCTCGCTATCATAGAAGGAATACTTAAGACTAGCTCCATACTCAAACGATTTAAATCCAGCTACTAGATTTGCAGCATACGTTGTACTACCCGTATTGCTCAGAATATAATCAGGAGCCTCAAAATCACCTAGCTTTTTATAGGTAAGCGTTGCCTGTTGGTACCAACCGCTGTCATTGTAGTTACCTACAGTTCCAGTAATACTACCACCGCGACCGTTAGTTTGTAACTGCGATATGAGTTGTCCCTTAAGTGTATCAGTAACTATGACTCGTTCAGGGTCAATCAAAATAGTTCCACCTATAGCATCACCACCATATCGCAAGGCACTAGCACCCTTTACAACTTGAATATTGCTCGCTGTATTTAGATCAATATTAGGAGCATGTTCCACGCCCCATTCCTGATCTTGCTGCCGCATGCCATCATTAACAATGGTCACTCTGCTGCCGTATAGTCCATGAATAACTGGCTTTGTGACGCTATTACCTGTTTTTAAAATAGAAACGCCTTGAACCGTAGCCAGTGCCTCACCTAGGGTCGCACCGCTATATTTGTTAATCGTTTCTTTAAGAACCCGAGTATTAGACTGCGTCCCATCATGGTCGTCATGCACATCTGCGACTACTTTTACCTGATCCAGATCATTGATATGATGCTCAAGGGTAAAATCCTGAACCTTATCATCACGTATGCTTATGCGAACGGTTTTAGTCTCGCACTCAAAATGTGTGATGACCATGTCATAATCACCTGCACAAAGATTGCGCAATACGTACTCACCTTTTTCATTGGTAGAAGTACCCTTTTGCAGGTCCTTGATATAAAGTTGTGCAAATGCAAGCGGCTCACCATCATGAAAATCTGTGATAGTTCCCTTAAGCTCAATACGACAGTCCTGAGCATTTACAGTTACGGCAAAAAACAATATTGCTGCAACTATACCTAGCTGTTTAAACATGATATAAAAATTGATTACTAAAAATGACACGGCAAACGTGTCCTTGACTTTTTAGCAATCTACCGGTGGCGGTCTGGATAAGTGATAGTGGGAAAGATGTTCCGCTTTCGCGAAAGCGTACTCTATAACGACATCCTGCTCTACATGAGGCATAAAGAACACAGGTACCTCAATGAAGTTTGCCGGCGTGTAGTCCAGAGTTTGTGCATGCTGGGAAACCAAACATATCGTACATGGCAAACTACCATCATCATGCGTGAACTGGTGCACGGAGCCCAGTTGCATGGATAGAAATAGTAGAATGAAGCCTACAGATATGTATGTTTTAACTTTCTGCATGGCCTAAAGATACGAGTGTCAAAAGTTGTAACATAAAAAAGCCTCCTAAAATTAGGAGGCTTTTAAGAGTTTTAAATTTTATTGTGGATTAGTCCCGACCGTAAAAGAAAACTGTACTTACACGCGGTAGTGCATTATCAATAATTGGGGAAGCATTACCACTCGCACTAGCGCTAAAGCCTAAAACACGACCTCCACCATTTCTATTCTCAGCTATAAAAATTGTGTTCGTTTCTGCATCATAAGCGGCAGCGACTGGATTACCTAAGAAGGTTGATGCACCAATTACTTCTACTTGATTTCCTGCAACTGGCAGAGTTCCAAGATTTGTGACAGCATCAAATTTAGTAGAGAAGTTTGTAATTATGTGGAAAGAACCATCATCAAAAACAGTAGCGTCTGCTATATCAGTTACTATTGCGATATCATCTTCTGCATTGTAAACAAACCCGTGAGTTCTTTGAATACCTTCTATAAAGACCGTTTTAGTTGGTTCTACGAGTCCATTAGTTGTATTAGCAGTTACTAGATTATTAAAAACTGCAATCCCATTTGTATTATCAACAACTGCAAAAAGGTCGTCACCATCAAATTGAATTTCCCATAAAGCAAAACCAACCTGTAAAGTATTTCTCAACGTCACATTACTACCGGTTCTTTCATAAATGAATAATTGGTTGGAAACGTTATTTGCCACTACAATAAAATTTCCATTTATAGCGACAGATCTAGGACTAGATAATTCTGCATTACTCGCAGTAACGGTCAAAGACTTACTTGTACCATCAATCATGTCTTCTATGTTATCACCAATATGAACGGAGTTGGTAGTTCTAGAAGCAAAAATGACTTGGTCTGTTGATGGATCATAAACAATTCCTTCATTGTCCTGAGTTCCAGCCACTGTAAAGGTGTTTGTTTCTGGATCATCCCCATCAGAAAGGTCATAAACAGTAATGTTACCACTAGTATTACTAGTAGCATAAAGCTCTGCACGGTCAAATCGTCCTTCAGTGATATCGTCATCATCATTACAGGATACGAACACAGTTGCAGCAGATAGAAGTGCGATTGTTAATTTGGTAAATTTCATAGTATTTGATTTTTGCCCAAACTTACGCTAGATCGCTTTCCGTAGTTCTCAACGGTTTCTCAAGGAAAACCAAACATTAACAAAAAATTCCTGCAACAAATTGATGAACAAGCGTTTTTACAAAGCAGATTTAACGATTTTAGCAGAACTTTAATTTTCTGTATCGAGCGTCCGTGCTTCTAAAGAAAGAAATTCCATACTAGACCGAACCTTAAACTCAAATCTCTAAACGGAGTTCGAGGTGCGCTAAAGAAATTAGGCTCACCCAAAGGTGAGGTTGCATTTTCCAGCTTTACAAATATTCTAGTTTGCTGGATTTTTGCATTGAAGAATATATCCACCAATGGAAAAGCTCCCAATTTGGCAGAGTTTTGAGAATAGAATTCCCCTAACACTGGATCATATCCATCCATATTGTACTCATCAAAATACTTTAAAGTAATACCGGTTTGAACCAGCATCGCTTTTTTGAACCAGCGATCCTTATAGTATAAACTGTTGCGAGTCAGAAAACTAGGTACATTAATGATATCGGCAGTTTGATCTACGGTTTGAAAGGCCAGCGTGTGGTCCGTTCCAAAATACCTTAAAAACTCAAAGGATTTGTGGGCTTTTATTTTGAGATAGGTAAGCTGCTCGTCGGTTTGAAAAGGCTCAACCACATAACCTGTAAAATCAGGAGCAACGTCCTCACGGTTTCTTTCTCTGAAATAAGCGTAATCTTGAATCGTGTTTACCTCTAGTTCTACATCAAAGTATTTCTCTGATTTCACTTGCAAATTGAGTTGTTGCTTCTCTACGTTGTTAAATGAATTTTGCCAGTTGTATTCTTCATATTCGCTTTGGTGAAGCAACAAATTAAAATTAGGCGCTCTAGAACTTATGCCTGCACCAGCCGCAACGGTGAAATCTTTAAAATCCACACTGGCCATAGCGTTGAGATATTGACCATCTAGCTCACCGGCGATATTAATACCACCATGTGCTTGAAATTCGAAAACACCTAGACGT includes these proteins:
- a CDS encoding class I SAM-dependent methyltransferase, which translates into the protein MDLHKAFATNKETWNARTQFHYDSHFYDKLAFAKAKNSLNHYEQEALGDVTSKSMLHLQCHFGQDSLSWAHKGAVVTGVDISDTAIELARQLSQELSIPADFVCCNVLDTSQYIQQKFDIIFTSYGTIGWLPDLKPWATMIAQRLQPGGTFYMVEFHPIAWMFDYQTSPPQMTYPYANAGAIYEDYNGSYASPDGSFQSREYCWNHSLSEVVQSLIDAGLQITMLAEHDGSPYNVFPNMISKNGLFYHKEALYPTIFEVKAVLH
- a CDS encoding flavin reductase family protein, whose protein sequence is MTHFNSADLSSMERIYRGNLINSVTGFKSANLLGTQSKNGIDNVAIFSSVTHLGSNPPLFSFVQRPLGYGVGHTYENLKETGYLTLNHINSELVDRAHQSSAKYDPNVSEFEHLQIEKQVREGFTAPFVKNAAIQVAAQYESEYYLKENDCILVICRITDIFIKEGIQTEDGWLHLEKAGTVTINGLDGYATTQMEKRLSYAKVDEELKELDIN
- a CDS encoding DUF2256 domain-containing protein, whose translation is MKQSARNPNNLPTKVCPVCEREFTWRKKWEKNWEHVKYCSKKCSKSS
- a CDS encoding DASH family cryptochrome — translated: MNLVWFRNDLRIQDNHSLKAACDADGDVIGVYFFDPRFYQESDFGMDLEIDLPFGKTGKFRAQFIREAVEDLKNQLAKHHIPLMVYHDAPDQVIPQLVKEYNVTDIFLQKEWTRDETDQEQLLGIELDQLEKKPKGHRVYDQFLYHPDDVPYSKKQIPQVFTQFRKKLEKECEVRDVVNIDDYKQEQLKVLETTIPSLENLGLEEFEKDSRSAFPWSGGETSAWERLQHYFWETKKLQEYKKTRNGLVGTDYSSKFSAWLALGNMSARQIYWEVKKFEKEIKKNQDTYWLIFELIWRDFFKYVSLKHEEKIFTLGGILEKDYEWKSSERALEKWIQGETHEDFVNANMKEIAATGFMSNRGRQNVASYWSMHQEQDWRIGAAYFEHILIDYDVHSNYGNWMYNSGVGNDPRNRTFNIQSQADRYDGDKEYRNLWLD
- a CDS encoding cryptochrome/photolyase family protein, producing MAKTLRLILGDQLNHKHSWFNGDQDHITYHMAEMRQETDYVKHHIQKVVAFFSAMRSFNEWMNDRGFNTVYYELDHKDNSQDLVKNLKKLIKDQDIEKFEYLAPDEWRLDQQLRDFCKSLDIEWEGFDTEHFLTKRKDVETFFEGKKRLTMEYFYRDMRKKYDIMIEGDKEPEGGKWNYDQSNRKKWDGDTEIPHERGFRKDVAGIVKLLEKEGVKTFGRIDETNFNWPTTRQDALDVLNYFCEHLLVRFGDFQDAMHTDQEYLYHSRLSFAMNSKLLSPLEVIEAAVSRFRESDTDIHISQVEGFVRQILGWREFMRGIYWKEMPDYQTLNKLENKNPLPDFYWTGETKMNCLSNAINNSLDNAYAHHIQRLMITGNYALLTMTDPSYVDEWYLGIYIDAIEWVEITNTRGMSQWADGGLVATKPYVSSGSYINKMSNYCKGCAYKVSKKKAEDDACPFNSLYWNFLEEKKEHFANNQRMNMMMSLLKKMGDDTIKAHQERAQDVIENPSKY
- a CDS encoding lmo0937 family membrane protein, with amino-acid sequence MRSILWLVAVICIVVWLLGLLGVIPGMSTGGLIHVLLVIAVIVILINIISGRRPL
- a CDS encoding type 1 periplasmic binding fold superfamily protein — translated: MKTTFKFLPALLFAAVLISCEDDDSPVQINEDELITTVEYQLTNTADATNVVTFRQVDNDADGPNMPTVTITGTVLAGQTYTGNVRFLNELESPVENITEEVEEEGDEHEVFYGVNTAGVTINKIDNDADGNPLGLRTNVSTGSAGSGSLTITLIHEPVKPNTGLTSAGGEPDAIATFNFNVQ
- a CDS encoding TonB-dependent receptor, producing MFKQLGIVAAILFFAVTVNAQDCRIELKGTITDFHDGEPLAFAQLYIKDLQKGTSTNEKGEYVLRNLCAGDYDMVITHFECETKTVRISIRDDKVQDFTLEHHINDLDQVKVVADVHDDHDGTQSNTRVLKETINKYSGATLGEALATVQGVSILKTGNSVTKPVIHGLYGSRVTIVNDGMRQQDQEWGVEHAPNIDLNTASNIQVVKGASALRYGGDAIGGTILIDPERVIVTDTLKGQLISQLQTNGRGGSITGTVGNYNDSGWYQQATLTYKKLGDFEAPDYILSNTGSTTYAANLVAGFKSFEYGASLKYSFYDSELGILRASHIGNAAGLARSINSGQPQIIRDFTYDIAPPKQAVQHHAVQFNGYKRLKDLGKVEVDYSFQYNNRLEFDIRRGDNRNRASLDLDLFTHNLMTYLSIDRYDGTEIELGIDGMLQTNIPNPDTGVRRLIPDYNSQKIGGFASVNHRLNDQWLLEAGARYDYYRINAEKFYFISRWEDLGYDEQFPQFEVSENDGQIFTNPVLDYNLIAVTAGAKYFMDDHYDFAINLSTANRAPNPSELFSDGLHHALATIELGKLDLNKEQSYKVNMTAHAVHKNFDIEVNPYLNVVQDFIQLVPVGLETTGRGAFPVYQFEQVDAVLAGVDVGARWNIIDRWLIDPETQEEKMEEQLTLDSRFSYIYGQDTTQEQPLIDMPPATFDNEIVWSNGVFENLSLSLSNMTMLKQTRFPDNDFPAEVFDDQGNSSTVIVEISESPKAYSLWNLGASYAFAKAQLNLRLNNVLNTTYRDYLNRQRFYADDIGRDIQLQFIYNF
- a CDS encoding YncE family protein, with translation MKFTKLTIALLSAATVFVSCNDDDDITEGRFDRAELYATSNTSGNITVYDLSDGDDPETNTFTVAGTQDNEGIVYDPSTDQVIFASRTTNSVHIGDNIEDMIDGTSKSLTVTASNAELSSPRSVAINGNFIVVANNVSNQLFIYERTGSNVTLRNTLQVGFALWEIQFDGDDLFAVVDNTNGIAVFNNLVTANTTNGLVEPTKTVFIEGIQRTHGFVYNAEDDIAIVTDIADATVFDDGSFHIITNFSTKFDAVTNLGTLPVAGNQVEVIGASTFLGNPVAAAYDAETNTIFIAENRNGGGRVLGFSASASGNASPIIDNALPRVSTVFFYGRD